In one Nicotiana sylvestris chromosome 8, ASM39365v2, whole genome shotgun sequence genomic region, the following are encoded:
- the LOC138875595 gene encoding uncharacterized protein translates to MYVNNGGNRKGIGFQRVRTPYNPHSRYVTVPDNWLCIHCGNNGHFKENCQARVMSLQKNKAFAKKVTAKRGPGTHKNACYLLGLKEYLFILLLTTRDPNLLGFLNLTSDLLVHGIVKGSSQQWYMDSGCSKHMTGNTVDFLSLKALQGGSVSFGNGKKGLLSVSQICDKGNKVEFVSKICTVTSLVTGEVVLVAKRYKNIYVADFNSLQSGNLSCLKAVDDDAELWHRRFVHASFSLLNKLIQKDLVRGLPMSKFKEQKVCDSCAREKHMKSSFKSKKDANTSKLFFIWICVAL, encoded by the exons ATGTATGTTAATAATGGTGGTAATAGGAAGGGAATAGGGTTTCAAAGGGTGagaactccttacaaccctcatagcAGATATGTTACTGTACCCGATAATTGGTTGTGTatccactgtgggaacaatgggcacttcaaGGAAAATTGCCAAGCCAGGGTTATGTCTCTGCAGAAAAACAAAGCTTTTGCTAAGAAAGTAACTGCTAAAAGGGGACCAGGAACTCATAAAAACGCATGTTACCTGCTTGGACTAAAAGAGTACTTATTCATCCTTTTgcttactacaagggacccaaacttgcttgggttTCTAAATCTAACTAGTGATCTTCTTGTGCATGGAATAGTGAAAGGAAGCAGTCAACAATGGTATATGGATAGCggatgctcaaagcacatgactggaaataccgtggactttctttcactaaaagccctgcaaggtgggagtgtatcctttggaaatgggaaaaaggg TCTCCTGAGTGTCTCCCAGATATGTGACAagggaaacaaggtggaattcgTGTCCAAGATATGCACAGTTACAAGTCTAGTAACTGGTGAAGTAGTActggtggccaaaagatacaagaatatctatgttgctgattttaaTTCTCTACAAAGTGGTAATCTGAGTTGCTTGAAAGCAGTTGATGATGACGCTGAACTGTGGCACAGAAGATTTGTGCATGCAAGCTTTTCTCTGCTGAATAAGctgattcagaaggacctggttcgtggtctgcccatgtcaaagttcaaAGAACAGAAAGTCTGTGATTCATGTGCTAGAGAGAAGCATATGAAGTCCTCATTTAAGTCTAAGAAAGATGCCAACACCTCAAAGCTCTTTTTCATATGGATCTGTGTAgccctatga